A single window of Granulicella mallensis MP5ACTX8 DNA harbors:
- a CDS encoding alginate lyase family protein, whose translation MRRREFLGYTAAALAAGVEFGRSTAAVAEAQSARSEGSSSRGRFVHPGILQTRAELEFMKSMVLARKEPWFGKWTEMLALPLSSLSFVPSPVTHIFRGANGLQKNGDDELHASVDAANSHVLQWYVTGDRAHAEKTAEILDAWSRTLWNFGGNDGKLIAGWTGAALCNSAEILRATYPEWGAEREERFKRMMTEVYLPLDVDFFPEANGNWDAAIMQTLAAIAVFTEDHALFEKVVTHYKFGQKNSGITKYVFPTGQCEESVRDMGHTQLGLGYFALTALVCWHQGVDLFGLADNRLALGFEYTSKYMLGEAVPYFGDIATKGRGSFSDFYEVAYQHYRYVKGLDMPYTEQAVLKAREHAKTTLTQYRGAEPSAAPAKAAAPQIPAAALPGASLNAVQAPANAKRIAPGDSIQTALDALHQAGGGSLFLAAGYYELAQPLRIPSGVTMSGAGRGTIISLEPTLSGACLVAAELDLHDVVLREFIVEGGTQHLPQPDPNEDRRVHATYRAASRGGVHLIADRQGQMQRMRLERLTVRNCTLSAVDLQGVAEVSIAQCDLCDSGGRVAPGPGNHNPLRLTHCQRVLIRGSRLDGSLAGAGLRAISVDTIKVERCEAARNWKSGLSFFNCEHVTVSESLLEGNDENGIDLIRDQRQMKIDAGEGNILRLNGAEAASREDYAGR comes from the coding sequence ATGCGCAGAAGAGAGTTTCTTGGATATACGGCCGCGGCCCTGGCCGCAGGAGTGGAGTTTGGACGATCGACTGCCGCTGTTGCGGAGGCTCAGTCTGCACGGAGTGAGGGCTCTTCTTCCAGAGGGCGTTTCGTGCATCCGGGCATTCTCCAAACCCGTGCCGAGCTCGAGTTCATGAAGTCGATGGTGCTGGCACGGAAGGAGCCCTGGTTTGGGAAGTGGACGGAGATGCTGGCCTTGCCCCTGTCCTCGCTATCCTTTGTTCCTTCACCCGTTACCCATATCTTTCGCGGAGCCAACGGACTGCAGAAGAATGGGGACGATGAGTTGCATGCCAGTGTGGATGCGGCGAACAGCCATGTGCTGCAGTGGTATGTGACAGGGGATCGGGCGCATGCGGAGAAGACAGCCGAGATCCTGGACGCGTGGAGCCGGACGCTCTGGAACTTTGGCGGTAACGATGGAAAGCTGATTGCCGGCTGGACTGGAGCGGCCCTGTGTAACTCTGCCGAGATCCTGCGCGCGACCTATCCGGAATGGGGAGCGGAGCGCGAGGAGCGTTTCAAGCGCATGATGACGGAGGTCTATCTCCCACTCGATGTGGACTTTTTCCCGGAGGCAAACGGCAACTGGGATGCTGCGATCATGCAAACTCTGGCAGCCATTGCGGTCTTTACGGAAGACCATGCCCTCTTTGAGAAGGTAGTTACGCACTACAAGTTTGGACAGAAGAACTCCGGCATCACGAAGTATGTTTTTCCGACTGGGCAGTGCGAGGAGTCCGTCCGCGATATGGGGCACACGCAACTGGGGCTGGGCTATTTCGCTTTGACGGCGCTGGTCTGCTGGCACCAGGGCGTCGATCTGTTTGGTCTTGCGGATAACCGGCTGGCGCTGGGTTTCGAGTACACCTCGAAGTACATGCTGGGGGAAGCAGTGCCTTACTTTGGCGATATCGCGACCAAAGGCCGCGGTAGTTTTTCCGACTTCTACGAGGTCGCCTATCAACACTATCGCTACGTGAAGGGGCTGGATATGCCTTACACGGAACAAGCCGTACTGAAGGCGAGAGAGCATGCAAAGACGACGTTGACTCAGTACCGCGGAGCCGAACCCAGTGCTGCTCCCGCGAAGGCTGCCGCGCCTCAAATTCCCGCAGCGGCTCTGCCTGGAGCGTCTCTTAATGCTGTGCAGGCACCAGCAAATGCGAAGCGGATCGCTCCGGGCGATTCTATCCAGACAGCGCTGGATGCGCTGCATCAGGCTGGGGGAGGGAGTCTCTTTCTGGCGGCTGGATACTACGAGTTGGCACAGCCGCTACGGATACCCAGTGGCGTGACGATGAGTGGAGCTGGGCGAGGCACGATTATCTCGCTTGAGCCGACTCTCTCCGGTGCGTGTCTCGTCGCTGCGGAGCTGGATCTGCACGACGTAGTCTTGCGCGAGTTCATCGTAGAAGGCGGCACACAGCATCTTCCGCAGCCAGATCCGAATGAAGATCGCAGGGTGCATGCCACGTATCGCGCGGCTTCTCGCGGAGGTGTGCACTTGATTGCCGATCGGCAGGGGCAGATGCAGCGGATGCGCCTGGAGCGGCTTACGGTCCGCAACTGCACCTTAAGCGCGGTGGATCTTCAGGGAGTTGCAGAAGTCTCGATTGCGCAGTGCGACCTGTGCGACAGCGGTGGCCGGGTGGCACCTGGACCGGGCAATCACAATCCTCTTCGGCTCACTCACTGCCAACGTGTTCTTATACGCGGCTCGCGGCTCGATGGCTCGCTTGCCGGGGCCGGACTCAGGGCGATCTCCGTGGACACGATCAAGGTCGAACGATGTGAGGCGGCTCGTAACTGGAAGAGCGGACTCAGCTTTTTCAACTGCGAGCATGTGACCGTTAGCGAATCGCTATTGGAGGGAAATGATGAGAACGGTATCGATTTAATTCGTGACCAAAGGCAAATGAAGATCGATGCAGGAGAGGGCAATATCCTCCGGTTGAATGGAGCGGAGGCTGCTTCCCGCGAGGACTATGCTGGACGGTAG
- a CDS encoding TonB-dependent receptor — protein sequence MQRHIPYKIQDSKRWFFFAILLALLIFSTSATQAQRITASLKGTVHDSTAARIPNATVTLTNTGTQANFKGLTDSTGSFDISNLPPGPYTVTIEATGFKRLVRSGLILDVDQTAGEDFTLELGTVSETVQVTSAEPLLETQSSDVGAVIENKSIENLPLNQRNPFSLVLLVPGVTGTVNASFTGLQFNVNGGRAGNTDVLLDGVPAAPPTDDVTVLSIFPSVDATQEFKVQTSNFSAQFGNAAGGIINILYKSGTNSLHGSVYDFLRNSYLDANNYFSDQLGYPLPAFRRNQFGFSLGGPVYLPKLYHGRDKTFFFVDYEGLRQTQAAQLTTTVPTLAERGGDFSADATSSGAAISIYDPRSTVATVTSTGTVYTRTQFPNNKIDPSLFDPVAANILKYYPLPNTAGQFGHNNYVVNASTPTSINQYDIKVDQIFSDRQRLSFRFSKRNPVNGFAHEFPAAIQVAQNASTGSQPAIGAGLDYTFAKSSSYIFELRAGVSHVYYNTATASDGFDPTTLGFPPYLAAAAIASSATSLTFPGIAPAGYLAIGAGSQQGKGTAGYLQDSFLINNTKVLSHHTLNFGGEFRILANNSNQNGEATGAFSFGTNFTQGGNALTASSTSGDGFASFLLGLGSGSEIQAFKISDTTSHYAAAYLQDDWKASDKWTFNAGLRYELFIPRTERKNRTTWLDLNVPSPLALTTTLTGLKGGLEYAGVNGNPRTTTDGTYLDFAPRVGFAYHPTTSLVVRGAFGIFFADSPNQAAATVQNTGYRATTPYNGTLNGATPNAYLSNPFPTGFVPPTGNTLGLLTSTGSSIVSQLRRQPAPYSENYQLGVEYQLPGNWLIGVTYVGNHGVQLPYSPTYNQLPDSDLALGAQLLTAIPNNPLAGKVQVSGPISGATIQQRYLLSAYPQFTAVNGYQVAGAISHYDSIQIKVERRFSKSATVLLSYTGSKSLDDYSISNSNFGSNGTYQDASIPLMQDSYAPSTFDIPKNLVVSAVYSLPFGRGERFGSNWNRLVDAIFGGYQVNGIYSAHNGTPIALSASNVANIFNPGERPNYNGQDPKLPGRVEDKLKKYFNTSSFSQPATYTFGNTARTLGYLRNPGLTNLDISVFKQFSMVDGIKTEIRGEAFNAFNTPAFSGPDAGVTDGTFGQITSQANTPREIQVAVKILF from the coding sequence ATGCAACGACATATCCCCTACAAGATTCAAGACAGCAAACGCTGGTTTTTCTTCGCGATCCTGCTCGCCCTCCTTATCTTCAGCACGAGCGCAACGCAGGCGCAGCGGATCACGGCCTCACTCAAAGGCACTGTCCATGACTCGACCGCGGCTCGCATTCCAAACGCGACGGTCACCCTCACCAACACGGGTACTCAGGCAAACTTCAAAGGGTTGACGGACAGCACCGGGAGCTTTGACATCTCCAACCTGCCTCCCGGCCCCTACACGGTAACCATCGAGGCCACAGGATTCAAACGCCTCGTACGTTCCGGCCTCATCCTCGATGTCGATCAGACTGCAGGAGAGGACTTTACCCTTGAGCTGGGCACCGTCTCCGAGACAGTGCAGGTGACCTCCGCTGAGCCTCTTCTGGAGACCCAATCCTCCGACGTAGGCGCGGTCATCGAAAACAAGAGCATCGAAAATCTTCCGCTCAATCAGCGAAATCCGTTCAGCCTTGTACTGCTCGTGCCTGGTGTAACGGGAACCGTCAATGCCAGCTTTACCGGCCTTCAGTTCAACGTAAACGGAGGCAGGGCCGGCAACACAGACGTTTTGCTGGATGGTGTGCCAGCCGCTCCTCCGACAGACGACGTCACCGTCCTCAGCATCTTTCCCTCGGTCGACGCCACCCAGGAGTTCAAGGTCCAGACCAGTAACTTTTCAGCTCAATTCGGCAATGCCGCCGGTGGCATTATCAACATCCTGTACAAGTCAGGAACCAATAGCCTGCATGGCAGCGTCTACGACTTTCTGCGCAACTCGTATCTCGACGCAAACAACTACTTCTCGGATCAATTAGGGTACCCACTCCCCGCTTTCAGGAGGAATCAGTTTGGGTTCAGCCTGGGCGGCCCGGTCTATCTGCCCAAGCTCTACCACGGGCGCGATAAGACCTTCTTCTTCGTGGACTATGAAGGCCTTCGCCAGACTCAAGCCGCGCAGCTTACGACCACCGTGCCCACGCTTGCTGAGCGCGGCGGCGACTTCTCAGCGGATGCGACATCGTCCGGTGCCGCAATCTCCATCTACGATCCTCGCTCGACGGTCGCAACCGTCACCTCCACAGGCACTGTTTACACCCGCACTCAATTTCCCAACAACAAGATCGATCCATCGCTCTTCGATCCGGTTGCAGCCAATATTCTCAAGTACTATCCTCTGCCGAACACAGCGGGTCAATTCGGCCACAACAACTATGTTGTCAACGCATCGACACCAACATCCATCAACCAATACGACATCAAGGTCGACCAGATCTTCAGCGATCGTCAGCGTTTGTCCTTCCGCTTCTCGAAACGCAATCCCGTCAACGGCTTTGCTCATGAGTTCCCTGCCGCCATCCAGGTCGCTCAGAATGCATCAACTGGTTCCCAGCCTGCCATTGGAGCGGGGCTTGACTATACCTTTGCCAAGAGCAGCTCCTATATCTTCGAACTCCGCGCCGGCGTCTCCCACGTCTACTACAACACCGCCACAGCCTCCGATGGCTTCGATCCCACAACGCTGGGCTTTCCTCCTTATCTCGCGGCAGCAGCCATCGCGAGTTCGGCTACCTCGCTGACATTCCCAGGCATCGCCCCTGCCGGCTATCTCGCCATTGGCGCGGGTAGCCAGCAAGGAAAAGGAACTGCGGGCTATCTTCAGGACTCCTTCCTGATCAACAACACCAAGGTCCTCTCACACCACACGCTGAACTTCGGCGGGGAGTTCCGCATCCTGGCAAATAACTCCAACCAGAACGGAGAAGCCACCGGTGCCTTCTCCTTCGGCACAAACTTCACTCAGGGCGGGAACGCCCTCACGGCCTCCAGCACCAGTGGAGACGGATTTGCCTCCTTCCTGCTTGGACTGGGCTCAGGATCGGAGATTCAGGCGTTCAAGATCAGCGATACCACCAGCCACTATGCCGCGGCCTATCTGCAGGATGACTGGAAGGCATCCGACAAATGGACCTTCAATGCAGGTCTCAGATATGAGCTATTTATTCCCAGAACCGAACGTAAAAACAGAACCACATGGCTCGATCTGAACGTGCCCTCTCCACTCGCCTTAACGACCACCCTCACGGGCTTAAAGGGCGGTCTGGAATACGCCGGGGTCAACGGTAATCCGAGGACCACAACCGATGGCACCTATCTGGACTTCGCTCCTCGGGTTGGCTTCGCCTATCACCCCACCACTTCGCTTGTCGTGCGTGGGGCCTTCGGCATCTTCTTTGCCGACAGCCCCAATCAGGCTGCCGCTACAGTTCAGAACACAGGCTACCGCGCCACAACGCCCTACAACGGCACGCTCAATGGAGCCACTCCCAACGCCTATCTCTCGAATCCCTTCCCAACAGGCTTTGTTCCGCCCACGGGAAACACGCTGGGACTTTTGACCTCAACCGGCAGTTCCATCGTGTCGCAGCTCCGCCGCCAGCCCGCTCCTTACTCAGAAAACTATCAACTGGGAGTGGAATATCAGCTTCCCGGCAACTGGCTTATCGGGGTCACCTATGTAGGCAATCACGGCGTACAGCTTCCCTACAGTCCCACCTATAACCAATTGCCTGACTCCGATCTTGCTCTCGGGGCACAGCTTCTGACCGCTATCCCTAATAACCCCCTGGCAGGCAAGGTTCAGGTCTCGGGACCTATCTCCGGCGCCACGATTCAGCAGCGTTACCTGCTCTCCGCTTATCCTCAGTTCACAGCCGTAAACGGATATCAGGTAGCAGGCGCCATCTCGCACTATGACTCGATACAGATCAAGGTCGAACGGCGATTCAGCAAAAGCGCTACCGTCCTGCTGTCCTATACCGGCTCGAAATCCCTGGATGACTACTCCATCAGCAACTCGAACTTCGGCTCGAACGGCACCTATCAGGACGCAAGCATTCCTCTGATGCAGGATTCTTATGCACCCTCTACCTTCGACATCCCAAAGAACCTCGTAGTCAGTGCCGTCTACAGCCTCCCCTTCGGTCGTGGAGAACGTTTTGGCTCCAATTGGAATCGTCTCGTCGATGCAATCTTTGGCGGATATCAGGTGAACGGTATCTATAGTGCCCATAACGGAACCCCAATCGCCCTGTCCGCCAGCAATGTGGCAAACATCTTCAACCCTGGCGAACGCCCGAACTACAACGGTCAGGATCCGAAACTTCCAGGCAGAGTGGAAGATAAATTGAAGAAATATTTCAATACAAGCTCCTTCTCCCAACCAGCAACTTATACCTTCGGCAACACGGCCCGCACCCTGGGATATCTTCGCAATCCAGGCCTGACCAATCTCGATATCTCCGTCTTCAAACAGTTTTCAATGGTGGACGGAATCAAGACTGAAATCAGGGGTGAAGCCTTCAACGCCTTCAACACGCCGGCCTTCTCCGGCCCCGATGCAGGGGTCACGGACGGAACGTTCGGACAGATCACCTCTCAAGCCAACACTCCCCGCGAGATACAGGTCGCAGTCAAGATCCTGTTCTAG
- a CDS encoding SGNH/GDSL hydrolase family protein, whose protein sequence is MKFAYVLLFLFSTSLLGQQATPATAAAPIVAQAPATSPPPQQIEGMQRKLADWPALAHYRDENIKLGDPAPGEKRVVFMGDSITEFWGKTYGKFFPGKPYVNRGISGQTTPQMLVRFQQDVLHLKPTVVVLAGGINDIAGNTGPESLEDIEDNYRSMVQLAKAAHIRVVITSPLPASSIPWRPSLHPAETVRQLNLWIKEYAQTEHLVYVNYYSAMVDDHGGIRPDLAIDKAVHPNDAGYAIMEPLAQQAIERALAEPQP, encoded by the coding sequence ATGAAATTCGCTTACGTCTTGCTGTTCCTGTTTAGCACCTCCCTGCTGGGTCAGCAGGCCACTCCAGCCACGGCGGCCGCTCCTATCGTTGCGCAGGCACCCGCAACATCGCCTCCCCCTCAACAGATCGAGGGCATGCAGAGGAAGCTTGCAGACTGGCCGGCACTCGCGCACTATCGCGACGAAAATATCAAGCTCGGAGACCCGGCCCCCGGAGAGAAGCGTGTGGTCTTTATGGGGGATTCCATCACAGAGTTCTGGGGTAAAACCTATGGCAAGTTTTTCCCCGGCAAGCCTTATGTGAATCGCGGCATCAGCGGACAGACGACGCCTCAAATGCTAGTGCGCTTTCAGCAGGATGTACTGCACCTGAAGCCCACCGTAGTCGTCCTTGCGGGCGGCATCAATGATATTGCAGGCAATACCGGACCGGAGTCCCTGGAAGATATCGAGGATAACTACCGCTCCATGGTTCAGTTGGCGAAGGCCGCTCACATCCGAGTCGTTATCACATCACCACTTCCCGCGTCATCGATCCCCTGGCGGCCAAGCTTGCATCCGGCAGAGACTGTCCGCCAGTTGAACTTATGGATCAAGGAATATGCGCAGACCGAGCATCTGGTATACGTCAACTACTATTCAGCGATGGTAGACGACCATGGCGGCATCCGTCCCGATCTCGCCATCGACAAAGCCGTACACCCTAACGATGCCGGTTACGCCATCATGGAGCCTTTGGCCCAGCAAGCGATTGAACGCGCGCTTGCCGAGCCACAGCCGTAA
- a CDS encoding tetratricopeptide repeat protein: MKKLFAMCFVPVLLVSSASLSAQQHHHHGAEGGDTMSVEKFGAVHMPISCAASVQLPFERGVALLHSFWYEEAEKQFQAVAVADPNCAMAEWGLAMTEWRPFWDGMPDDRRRAGVAEIDKATALNAKTDRERRYIAALSGYLHADPSQNEKALQGYDSAMGALHTAYPEDIEATAFYGLGLAASIGTQDPVGDARKALAVLEPAFEAHPDHPGLAHYIIHTCDSPQLAPEALAAAEKYASIAPSSAHALHMPGHIFARLGMWQQDIDSNEASVHASEYAEKNHLGGVGHQMHAYEFLLYAYLQEADDADAKRVLDYTEPMLAHLRSLPGIENDGMALFMTYFEVELPGIYGLETHDWKAVLAIPEPAHPLVSAQYYRAWEQTIAAGHLRDAVAADRAAAEADAVYGKLASDGSPISDERQVAQDTIKAWQSFAHKKDAEALQFIASAADRQDRVGQAEVDIPAREMYADMLLVDNRPAEALVQYRTALKLSPNRLNALYHAGRAAEAAGKHEEAESYYKQLLKVTNDGAHSQRPEVAYARHFVQGGKASGL; the protein is encoded by the coding sequence ATGAAGAAGCTTTTCGCGATGTGCTTTGTTCCTGTTCTGCTGGTCTCTTCCGCATCTCTCTCGGCGCAACAGCATCATCACCATGGAGCGGAGGGCGGGGATACGATGTCGGTCGAGAAGTTCGGCGCCGTTCATATGCCGATCTCCTGTGCTGCGTCTGTGCAGCTGCCTTTTGAGCGTGGTGTCGCTCTCCTGCATTCTTTTTGGTATGAGGAAGCAGAGAAGCAGTTTCAGGCGGTGGCTGTGGCCGATCCGAATTGCGCCATGGCCGAATGGGGATTGGCCATGACCGAGTGGCGTCCCTTCTGGGATGGCATGCCTGACGATCGCCGCAGGGCCGGTGTGGCGGAGATCGATAAAGCGACTGCGCTCAATGCTAAGACAGATCGTGAACGCCGTTATATCGCGGCTCTGAGCGGCTATCTCCACGCCGATCCTTCGCAAAATGAAAAAGCACTGCAGGGCTACGACTCTGCAATGGGTGCGTTGCACACAGCTTATCCTGAGGATATCGAAGCCACGGCCTTCTATGGTCTTGGCTTGGCAGCCAGCATCGGCACACAGGATCCAGTGGGAGATGCCCGCAAAGCCCTGGCTGTGTTGGAGCCTGCTTTCGAGGCACATCCTGATCACCCTGGGCTGGCCCATTACATCATTCACACCTGCGACAGCCCGCAGTTAGCCCCCGAAGCGCTTGCCGCCGCGGAAAAATATGCGTCGATCGCACCATCTTCCGCGCATGCCCTGCATATGCCAGGCCACATCTTCGCGCGTCTGGGCATGTGGCAGCAGGACATCGATTCGAATGAGGCTTCGGTTCACGCCTCGGAGTATGCCGAGAAAAATCACCTGGGTGGCGTTGGGCATCAGATGCATGCCTACGAGTTTTTGCTCTATGCCTATCTCCAGGAGGCTGATGATGCGGATGCCAAGCGGGTACTCGATTACACCGAACCCATGCTCGCGCATCTACGCTCGCTGCCCGGCATTGAGAACGATGGCATGGCCCTTTTCATGACCTACTTTGAGGTAGAGCTGCCTGGCATCTATGGTCTTGAGACGCACGACTGGAAGGCTGTCCTCGCTATTCCGGAGCCTGCTCACCCCCTGGTTTCTGCGCAGTATTACCGGGCCTGGGAGCAGACTATCGCTGCCGGACATCTTCGTGATGCTGTGGCAGCGGACAGGGCAGCAGCAGAAGCTGATGCTGTTTATGGCAAACTTGCCAGCGATGGCAGTCCGATCTCCGATGAGAGACAGGTAGCCCAGGACACGATCAAGGCGTGGCAAAGCTTCGCGCATAAGAAGGACGCAGAGGCTCTTCAATTCATCGCTTCTGCTGCGGACAGGCAGGACCGTGTAGGCCAGGCTGAGGTCGATATCCCGGCACGCGAGATGTATGCCGACATGCTTCTGGTAGATAATCGTCCGGCAGAGGCCCTGGTGCAATACCGTACAGCGCTAAAACTGAGCCCCAATCGTTTGAACGCGCTCTATCACGCAGGCCGTGCTGCGGAAGCAGCAGGGAAGCACGAAGAGGCAGAGAGCTATTACAAACAGCTCTTGAAGGTTACAAACGATGGCGCACACTCTCAGCGGCCGGAGGTTGCTTATGCTCGCCACTTCGTTCAAGGCGGGAAAGCCAGCGGGTTGTAG
- a CDS encoding NAD(P)-dependent oxidoreductase codes for MRVAFLGLGKMGSALVPHLLNAGCEVTVWNRSSPAAKELASKGATVALSAAEAVNSCEVVFSLLLNDAALEEVLFDGGVLDAMPKDAVHVSVGTISVALAKRLTLEHAKRGHRYVGAPVFGRPNVAAEGKLWTVVGGAKEAVQSVRSLLESYTRGMTVVSEEPWSAHAMKLAGNFSVAAMVATLSEAMMVAESMGVSPELFVEMANSATFRSPLYEVYGKTLTNPPKEVGASMELGEKDVRLFREAAAANGVKTPLAELMGKNFDAAIEAGMKDHDWATGYYELVRKRQVEEPVAL; via the coding sequence ATGCGGGTTGCGTTTTTAGGGCTTGGAAAGATGGGGAGCGCTCTGGTTCCTCATTTGTTGAATGCAGGTTGCGAAGTAACGGTGTGGAATAGAAGTTCACCAGCGGCAAAAGAGTTGGCATCGAAGGGCGCAACGGTGGCATTGAGTGCTGCCGAGGCTGTAAATAGTTGTGAAGTAGTATTTTCGCTCTTGTTGAATGATGCTGCGCTGGAAGAAGTTCTGTTCGATGGTGGAGTGCTGGATGCCATGCCGAAGGATGCGGTTCATGTATCAGTGGGCACGATTAGCGTCGCACTCGCGAAGCGGCTTACGTTAGAACATGCAAAACGTGGTCACAGGTACGTCGGTGCTCCGGTGTTTGGGCGTCCGAATGTCGCGGCCGAAGGCAAGCTGTGGACTGTCGTCGGCGGAGCTAAAGAGGCGGTGCAGAGTGTGCGGTCGCTATTGGAGAGCTATACCCGGGGCATGACGGTTGTTTCCGAGGAGCCGTGGAGCGCTCATGCCATGAAGCTGGCAGGCAATTTTTCGGTTGCTGCGATGGTTGCCACATTGTCCGAGGCGATGATGGTTGCAGAATCCATGGGAGTTTCTCCCGAGCTATTTGTAGAGATGGCAAACAGTGCGACGTTCCGTTCACCTCTTTATGAGGTGTATGGAAAAACGCTTACAAATCCACCGAAGGAAGTTGGGGCTTCGATGGAGCTGGGTGAGAAAGACGTACGATTGTTTCGTGAAGCGGCAGCCGCGAATGGCGTGAAGACACCACTGGCTGAACTGATGGGAAAGAACTTCGATGCGGCCATTGAAGCAGGAATGAAAGACCACGATTGGGCAACGGGATACTATGAGCTGGTAAGGAAAAGACAAGTAGAAGAGCCCGTCGCTTTGTAG